A genomic region of bacterium contains the following coding sequences:
- the trxA gene encoding thioredoxin codes for MATILDVTDATFEQEVLKSQTPVLVDFWAEWCAPCRQLAPVIKELAEEYGDRLRVTKVDVDSNPKTASNLQVRSMPTILFIKDGTVASALIGRQPKDKLKEQIDSMLA; via the coding sequence GTGGCAACGATTCTTGACGTAACCGACGCGACCTTTGAGCAGGAGGTATTGAAATCCCAGACCCCCGTGCTCGTGGACTTCTGGGCGGAGTGGTGCGCCCCCTGCCGTCAGCTCGCACCCGTCATCAAGGAACTGGCCGAAGAATACGGCGATCGCCTGAGAGTGACGAAGGTCGATGTCGATTCAAACCCGAAGACCGCGAGCAATCTGCAGGTGCGCTCCATGCCCACGATCCTCTTTATCAAGGACGGAACGGTGGCCAGCGCACTCATCGGACGGCAGCCAAAAGACAAGCTGAAAGAACAGATCGACAGCATGCTGGCGTAG
- a CDS encoding glutamyl-tRNA reductase, which yields MNLFLVGLNHRTAPVAVRERYAVPSNRAAVIDEKLVQVPSLAEVVLVSTCNRTELIGVGPSIDDGLEILNSFLHAEIGDGSARADQLYELRGADVVTHLFELSASLDSMVVGEAQILGQVKAAYRCAVEARSCGPILNRLFQRAFRTGKRIRTETGLGASSVSVARVGVQLAREVFESFEGKRVLLLGAGEMAESAAIGLRDAGVRDTVVVNRSAEPARALAVRLDGSARTLDDLDEEIALADVVITSINVERPILTRERLSASQHDRHGRPVLMIDLGIPRNVEPDCQELPDVYVYDLDDLEGVAERGRSARLEALDPARAIVVEERVRFERWYAALPLVPTIRQLRQRTQELLEAELRSAGIASDPRNPDEADLTRMSEAIAAKILHRPLERLRAEAENGTGPYYAQAVSLLFDLDEEED from the coding sequence GTGAATCTCTTTCTGGTTGGACTCAACCATCGCACGGCGCCGGTTGCCGTGCGGGAACGCTACGCGGTTCCGAGCAACCGCGCTGCCGTAATCGACGAGAAACTGGTGCAGGTACCCTCGCTTGCCGAGGTCGTTCTCGTCTCGACCTGCAATCGCACCGAATTGATCGGTGTCGGTCCGAGCATCGACGACGGGCTCGAGATCCTCAACAGCTTCCTTCATGCAGAGATCGGCGATGGAAGCGCCAGGGCCGATCAGTTGTACGAGTTGCGCGGGGCCGATGTCGTCACCCATCTGTTCGAACTCTCAGCCAGCCTCGACTCCATGGTCGTAGGCGAGGCGCAGATCCTGGGTCAGGTCAAGGCGGCCTACCGTTGTGCCGTCGAGGCGCGCAGTTGTGGACCGATTCTCAACCGACTTTTCCAACGGGCATTTCGCACCGGCAAGCGGATTCGCACCGAAACAGGTCTGGGCGCGTCATCGGTTTCGGTCGCGCGCGTCGGTGTGCAGCTCGCGCGCGAAGTTTTTGAGTCCTTTGAGGGCAAGCGTGTACTCCTGCTGGGCGCGGGTGAAATGGCGGAATCGGCGGCCATCGGTCTGCGCGACGCGGGAGTGCGCGACACGGTGGTCGTCAATCGTTCTGCGGAGCCCGCCCGTGCTCTGGCCGTGCGGCTGGACGGGAGCGCGCGCACCCTCGACGACCTGGATGAAGAGATTGCACTGGCGGATGTAGTGATCACCTCGATCAACGTCGAGCGTCCGATCTTGACCAGGGAGCGGCTCAGCGCGTCTCAACACGATCGCCACGGTCGACCCGTACTGATGATCGACCTGGGTATCCCGCGCAACGTGGAGCCGGACTGTCAGGAACTTCCCGACGTGTACGTCTACGACCTCGACGACCTCGAGGGTGTGGCGGAGCGGGGGCGCAGCGCCCGTCTCGAAGCGCTGGATCCCGCGCGAGCCATCGTCGTCGAAGAACGGGTGCGCTTCGAACGTTGGTACGCAGCTCTGCCTCTGGTCCCTACCATCCGCCAGTTGCGACAGCGAACTCAGGAACTGCTCGAGGCCGAGCTCCGAAGTGCCGGAATTGCCTCAGACCCACGAAATCCAGATGAGGCGGACTTGACGCGAATGTCCGAGGCAATCGCCGCCAAGATTTTGCATCGTCCACTGGAACGACTTCGCGCAGAAGCCGAAAATGGAACCGGTCCGTACTATGCCCAGGCGGTGAGTCTCCTTTTCGACCTGGATGAGGAAGAAGATTGA
- the ccsA gene encoding cytochrome c biogenesis protein CcsA, with amino-acid sequence MTQFLHACAMALYVSASALGWRGRPSVTAAWLLGVGALLHASGFLALHLETPPIPLESFPAALSLIGWLLVVAYLVCLRIARVRVATHWVAGIAALFTMSAEIGFQSSVPVDVVADTGSGWMHAHILLSTGGFSLLGLASLAGLGYLVKKRLLKNKRSGPVVLPSLESLDRAEHWTLGLGFAFLSLGVVTGFAWGMGRSPSPWNNHSLFLLVAWVIYLGPVGVRLVRRQHGAVPARGVVLGFAFLAFFYLGIRLLGAAA; translated from the coding sequence ATGACGCAGTTCCTACACGCCTGTGCGATGGCGTTATACGTGTCTGCGTCCGCACTCGGCTGGCGCGGCCGCCCCTCGGTGACGGCGGCGTGGTTGCTCGGCGTAGGTGCTTTGCTGCACGCATCCGGCTTCCTGGCCCTCCATCTCGAGACCCCCCCGATCCCATTGGAGAGTTTTCCCGCTGCGCTCTCTCTGATTGGCTGGTTGCTCGTGGTTGCCTATCTGGTCTGCTTGCGTATCGCTCGCGTGCGCGTCGCAACACATTGGGTGGCCGGGATCGCCGCCCTGTTTACAATGAGTGCGGAGATCGGCTTCCAGTCGTCCGTCCCGGTGGATGTGGTCGCAGACACGGGCTCTGGCTGGATGCACGCGCACATCCTGCTTTCGACTGGTGGTTTCAGCTTGCTCGGGCTCGCCAGCCTCGCGGGGCTCGGTTACCTGGTCAAAAAACGCCTGCTCAAGAACAAGAGATCGGGACCGGTGGTGTTGCCCTCGCTCGAGAGCCTGGATCGCGCCGAACATTGGACGCTTGGCCTGGGCTTCGCGTTCTTGAGTCTGGGCGTCGTTACCGGCTTTGCCTGGGGTATGGGGCGCAGTCCGAGTCCCTGGAACAACCACAGCCTGTTCCTGCTGGTGGCCTGGGTGATCTATCTGGGACCCGTTGGCGTCCGTCTGGTACGTCGCCAACACGGAGCGGTACCCGCCCGCGGAGTCGTGCTGGGTTTCGCATTCCTGGCCTTCTTCTACCTCGGCATCCGTTTGCTCGGAGCCGCAGCGTGA
- the mreD gene encoding rod shape-determining protein MreD — MILFLKLLGLAVALLLGQSLVAEVLPVRTRPDLVLIFALAMGLRAAATQGLVLAFGMGFVFDVLSGSPPGLYALLRGTAAAATRLLDRALYLRAALPWAIYVAGYAVFDWILLGGALRLFAPDASLTWSELALRVPGSALLTTLIAAPLLAVFMRLDFDPEGESAWPTLGSSGSRTRP; from the coding sequence TCCTCTTTCTCAAGCTGCTCGGGCTCGCAGTCGCGCTGCTTCTGGGCCAGTCGCTCGTGGCCGAGGTCCTGCCTGTTCGCACGCGACCGGATCTCGTGCTGATTTTCGCGCTGGCGATGGGGCTCAGGGCGGCCGCGACGCAGGGTCTGGTGCTCGCGTTCGGAATGGGTTTTGTGTTCGACGTACTGTCCGGCTCACCACCGGGCCTGTACGCCCTGTTGCGCGGCACGGCGGCCGCCGCCACTCGGCTGCTCGATCGCGCGCTGTATCTGCGCGCGGCACTTCCCTGGGCGATCTACGTGGCGGGTTATGCAGTGTTCGACTGGATCCTGCTGGGTGGCGCGCTCCGCCTGTTCGCTCCCGACGCTTCGCTTACGTGGTCGGAACTCGCGCTTCGAGTCCCGGGCAGCGCACTTCTCACAACGCTGATCGCTGCGCCCCTGCTGGCTGTTTTCATGCGTCTGGACTTCGATCCAGAAGGCGAGTCGGCCTGGCCCACATTGGGTTCTAGCGGCTCGCGAACTCGCCCGTGA
- the rodA gene encoding rod shape-determining protein RodA, with translation MAVRRRRQLPPRSPRRFSKRKSQRVQRHLNRRSQRLAAIDRRLIQNFEWPIFVMGLSLAIIGVVNLISASPEQTGGIPDTAWRQLIWTGVGLGALVVTLLLDYRNLQRLAFPLYFLCIGLLAAVLLTGPIIGGSQRWLVFGSIRLQPSEPTKLAVMILFARLLARRTSNAEIGLTDLVAPALLMAVPAALVLRQPDLGTTLLILIVPGTYLLVARVRIRSLVSLAAAGAAAALTGWFFYLHDYQKERVLTFLNPERDPLGAAYHAIQSRIAVGSGGLFGKGYLRGPQSQLDFLPEQQTDFVFSVLAEEWGFVGAGAVLLLYLGMMIRGLMIAHASRDLFGTYLAVGVVALFFWAGAINVGMVVGVLPVVGVPLPMLSYGGSSLLTCMIGLGLLMNISMRRYIF, from the coding sequence ATGGCAGTTCGACGGCGGCGCCAATTGCCGCCCAGATCGCCAAGGCGTTTCTCGAAAAGGAAATCGCAGCGCGTCCAGCGCCACCTGAACAGGAGGTCGCAGCGCTTGGCAGCCATTGATCGACGTCTGATTCAGAACTTCGAGTGGCCGATCTTCGTCATGGGACTGTCGCTGGCCATCATCGGAGTCGTAAACCTGATCTCTGCCTCGCCGGAGCAGACGGGTGGGATTCCAGATACGGCCTGGCGTCAGCTCATCTGGACCGGAGTCGGTCTGGGCGCCCTTGTGGTGACGCTCCTGCTGGACTACCGCAACCTGCAACGACTGGCGTTCCCGCTGTATTTCCTGTGTATCGGTCTGCTCGCTGCGGTTCTGCTGACTGGCCCGATCATCGGCGGTTCACAGCGCTGGCTCGTGTTTGGTTCGATCCGCCTGCAACCCTCGGAGCCGACGAAGCTGGCCGTGATGATCCTGTTCGCCCGCCTGCTCGCACGCCGCACCTCGAATGCGGAAATCGGCTTGACCGATCTCGTGGCGCCAGCACTGCTGATGGCTGTTCCGGCGGCGCTCGTGCTACGCCAACCGGATCTCGGCACCACCCTTCTGATCTTGATCGTGCCGGGCACCTATCTGCTCGTGGCGCGCGTACGCATCAGATCACTGGTCAGCCTGGCTGCGGCGGGTGCAGCGGCGGCGTTGACGGGTTGGTTCTTCTATTTGCACGATTACCAGAAGGAACGCGTCCTCACCTTCCTCAACCCCGAACGCGATCCCCTGGGCGCCGCCTATCACGCGATTCAGAGCCGGATTGCAGTCGGTTCAGGTGGGCTTTTTGGCAAGGGGTATCTGCGCGGGCCGCAGAGTCAGCTCGATTTCCTCCCCGAGCAGCAGACCGACTTCGTTTTCTCGGTGCTGGCTGAGGAGTGGGGTTTCGTTGGCGCGGGGGCGGTGTTGCTGCTGTATCTGGGTATGATGATCCGCGGCCTGATGATCGCCCACGCGTCGAGGGATCTGTTCGGAACCTATCTCGCCGTGGGCGTTGTGGCGCTGTTCTTCTGGGCGGGCGCGATCAATGTGGGCATGGTGGTCGGTGTTCTGCCCGTCGTGGGCGTGCCTCTGCCCATGTTGTCTTACGGCGGATCTTCACTGCTCACGTGCATGATCGGTCTGGGTCTGTTGATGAACATCTCCATGCGGAGGTACATCTTCTGA
- a CDS encoding HAD family hydrolase, which translates to MGSARLRVGAFFDVDKTIISENSANMFFKELYERGEIDTWQVLAGLGAYLRYKLNLLDIERWTERNLQIFAGRNEQALAREVEGMVREQLIPVIYPEADRLVRQHIEDGHLVALVSGATQFVIYPIATHLNVKHTLYTHLEADDGVLTGRVLKPICFGEGKIYWIQQLIEREGIELAKSYFYTDSITDLPLLDLVGHPVAVNPDPLLYRKALSRHWPVRFFRAP; encoded by the coding sequence ATGGGTAGTGCTCGGCTCCGCGTGGGCGCGTTCTTCGACGTCGACAAGACGATCATCTCGGAGAACTCCGCGAATATGTTCTTCAAGGAACTCTACGAGCGCGGCGAGATCGACACATGGCAGGTACTGGCGGGTCTCGGGGCCTACCTGCGCTACAAGCTCAATCTGCTCGATATTGAACGCTGGACCGAGCGCAATCTTCAGATTTTCGCAGGCCGCAACGAACAAGCGCTCGCTCGCGAGGTCGAGGGCATGGTCCGGGAGCAATTGATCCCGGTGATCTATCCGGAAGCCGATCGACTCGTGCGCCAGCACATCGAAGACGGACATCTGGTCGCGCTGGTTTCGGGCGCGACCCAATTCGTCATCTACCCGATCGCGACTCACCTCAACGTCAAACACACGCTGTACACCCACCTCGAAGCAGACGACGGCGTGTTGACGGGACGGGTGCTCAAGCCGATCTGCTTCGGCGAGGGCAAGATCTACTGGATCCAACAGCTGATCGAGCGCGAGGGCATCGAGCTGGCGAAGAGCTACTTCTACACGGATTCGATCACCGACCTGCCACTACTGGATCTCGTCGGCCACCCGGTAGCGGTCAATCCCGATCCACTGCTTTATCGCAAGGCCCTCAGTCGCCACTGGCCGGTGCGCTTTTTTAGGGCTCCTTAG
- the hemC gene encoding hydroxymethylbilane synthase: MTTLRLGTRGSDLAIAQADWTAAQLRKLGCEVELVKITTTGDRLEGPISASGGKMLWVQEIEEALLEGSIDLAVHSAKDLPTALADGLTIGAYPQREDPRDAFVGAPGRRFASLPPGARVGTGSARRIALLRSLRPELEPVPIRGNVPTRLAKIESMDLHGVLLASAGLIRLGMEDRILDPLDPERYVPAAGQGALALEVRIDDEDIHQIIAQLENTNVAAQVRAERALLFELGGDCQTPLAVHASIHGIRLQLRALVMSPDGRERVEGSAEAELGGPEMLGVTLGRELLQRGAGRLIEGQG; the protein is encoded by the coding sequence TTGACGACGTTGAGACTCGGAACTCGGGGAAGCGATCTCGCCATCGCACAGGCGGACTGGACTGCAGCCCAGTTGCGAAAACTTGGATGTGAGGTAGAGCTGGTCAAGATCACGACGACCGGTGATCGCCTCGAAGGTCCGATTTCGGCCTCGGGCGGCAAGATGCTCTGGGTGCAGGAGATCGAAGAAGCCCTGCTGGAGGGTTCCATCGATCTGGCCGTACACAGCGCCAAGGATCTTCCAACCGCGCTTGCGGACGGTTTGACGATCGGTGCTTATCCACAACGCGAGGATCCGCGAGACGCCTTTGTGGGAGCACCCGGTCGACGTTTCGCATCGCTTCCGCCAGGTGCGCGGGTCGGAACCGGAAGTGCCCGCCGCATCGCGCTCCTGCGCTCACTGCGTCCCGAACTCGAGCCCGTGCCGATTCGCGGAAACGTTCCCACGCGACTCGCCAAGATCGAGTCCATGGATCTGCACGGCGTGCTACTTGCTTCCGCCGGTCTGATACGCCTGGGAATGGAGGATCGCATTCTCGATCCCCTGGACCCGGAGCGATACGTGCCGGCCGCGGGCCAGGGGGCGCTCGCGCTCGAGGTGCGAATCGACGATGAAGATATTCACCAGATCATCGCGCAACTCGAGAACACCAATGTGGCGGCACAAGTACGCGCGGAGCGCGCACTGCTCTTCGAACTGGGCGGTGACTGCCAGACGCCTCTCGCCGTGCACGCTTCGATCCACGGCATCCGCCTGCAGTTGCGCGCACTCGTGATGTCGCCCGACGGCCGCGAAAGAGTCGAGGGATCAGCGGAGGCCGAGCTAGGCGGACCCGAGATGCTCGGCGTTACGCTCGGACGCGAACTTCTACAGCGCGGCGCCGGTCGTCTGATCGAGGGACAGGGGTGA
- a CDS encoding Appr-1-p processing protein has product MARIRLHEGDISAAEVDAVVNAANTELRLGSGVAGAIGRAGGPSIQTECDEHGPIKLGAAALTGAGNLPARHVIHAAGMQLGSSVNADSLRACTRASLELAAERGLTSIAFPAIGTGVGGFSVQDCAEIMLEEVKRFLESPGSLEEVQFVLFGEPNYRIFEMVDDAAKIRAQMEKMGR; this is encoded by the coding sequence TTGGCGCGAATTCGCCTGCATGAAGGGGACATTTCGGCCGCTGAGGTCGATGCCGTGGTCAACGCCGCCAATACCGAGCTACGGCTCGGATCGGGCGTGGCAGGGGCGATCGGCCGGGCCGGTGGCCCTTCGATCCAGACCGAGTGCGACGAGCACGGGCCGATCAAATTGGGAGCGGCCGCACTGACCGGGGCGGGTAATCTGCCCGCCCGCCACGTCATTCACGCGGCCGGTATGCAACTGGGCAGCAGCGTGAATGCAGATTCCCTGCGCGCCTGCACCCGCGCTTCGCTCGAACTCGCTGCCGAACGGGGCCTGACCTCGATCGCATTTCCGGCGATCGGCACCGGAGTCGGCGGTTTTTCCGTGCAAGATTGCGCGGAAATCATGCTCGAAGAGGTCAAACGCTTTCTCGAGTCGCCCGGAAGCCTCGAAGAAGTTCAATTCGTGCTCTTCGGCGAGCCGAACTACCGGATTTTCGAGATGGTGGACGATGCCGCGAAGATCCGCGCGCAGATGGAGAAGATGGGCCGATGA
- the mrdA gene encoding penicillin-binding protein 2 → MTSFSNSGPDSALERRLAGAAPVVIAVWLLLLSRLFYLQVIEGETYRHHAERNSVRTSRVMAPRGMILDRNGEILVDSRPSFDVLVVANETDDLERTLGRIAGLADLERGTLLANFGKPRGRASFQQRRAAHDLPRNALARIEARLWALKGVLTQVNPVRAYPNGSSAAHLLGWLGKIDAEQLKSRRFQGYRPRDVIGKEGVEWLLDAELRGRDGGRNLLVDAHGRELQLLGAVAPQPGHNVVLTIDGDLQRIAEAALEKAGRNGAVVALDPRDGKVLVLANRPSYDPNLFAIGIDTEQWKEFTANPTKPLHNRAIAGQYPPGSTYKVVTALAGIEEGVIEENTRVHCGGSYKLGRRRYRCWKRGGHGWVDLHRAIVESCDVFFYQTGHKLGVDKIAYYARELGFAKRTGIELRGEMSGLIPTSAWKERRFGEPWIEGETISISIGQGFDLVTPIQLASVYAAIGNGGTRYKPYLVDRTESPEGDLIEKRAPEVLGEVPISREALAKVREGLRGVVKERRGTGYAMRRLPEKTSAAGKTGTAQVVALAKDPVKDESLIPEAQRDHAWFATYVPADEPRIAIAVLVEHGGHGSSTAAPIAAQIAKAFLEKEIAARPAPPEQEVAALGSH, encoded by the coding sequence GTGACTTCGTTCTCGAATTCCGGCCCCGACAGCGCCCTGGAGCGTCGACTGGCCGGGGCCGCTCCGGTGGTCATTGCGGTCTGGTTGCTCCTGCTCTCGCGGCTTTTCTACCTGCAGGTCATCGAAGGCGAAACCTACCGCCATCACGCTGAGAGAAATAGCGTGCGCACGAGTCGCGTGATGGCCCCGCGGGGCATGATTCTGGATCGCAACGGGGAAATTCTGGTCGACTCGCGCCCATCATTCGACGTTCTCGTGGTGGCGAACGAAACCGATGATCTCGAGCGCACACTGGGGCGCATCGCGGGGCTCGCGGACCTGGAACGGGGGACCCTCCTGGCGAACTTCGGCAAGCCGCGTGGACGAGCCAGCTTTCAGCAACGGCGCGCCGCGCACGATCTCCCGCGCAATGCCCTGGCGCGAATCGAGGCTCGTCTGTGGGCGCTCAAAGGTGTGCTCACGCAGGTCAATCCGGTGCGCGCCTATCCCAACGGATCCAGCGCCGCGCATCTTCTGGGCTGGCTCGGCAAGATCGACGCGGAGCAACTCAAGAGCCGTCGCTTTCAGGGCTATCGTCCGCGCGATGTGATCGGCAAAGAAGGCGTAGAGTGGCTGCTCGACGCCGAGCTGCGGGGCCGCGATGGTGGTCGCAACCTGCTCGTCGACGCGCACGGACGCGAGTTGCAGCTTCTAGGGGCAGTCGCACCGCAACCGGGACACAACGTCGTACTCACGATCGACGGCGATTTGCAGCGCATTGCGGAAGCGGCGCTCGAGAAGGCCGGGCGAAATGGCGCGGTCGTCGCATTGGATCCGCGTGATGGAAAGGTCCTGGTGCTGGCAAACAGGCCGTCCTACGACCCGAACTTGTTCGCGATCGGGATCGATACCGAGCAATGGAAGGAGTTCACTGCGAATCCGACCAAGCCACTGCACAATCGCGCGATTGCCGGCCAGTATCCACCCGGTTCTACCTATAAGGTCGTGACCGCATTGGCGGGCATCGAGGAGGGAGTCATCGAGGAGAACACACGGGTTCACTGCGGAGGCTCTTACAAGCTGGGTCGGCGTCGTTATCGCTGTTGGAAGCGCGGCGGTCACGGCTGGGTCGATCTGCATCGAGCCATCGTCGAGTCCTGCGACGTGTTTTTCTACCAGACCGGCCACAAGCTGGGTGTCGACAAAATTGCGTACTACGCGAGGGAACTGGGCTTTGCCAAGCGGACGGGCATCGAGCTGCGAGGCGAGATGTCGGGATTGATTCCCACGTCGGCGTGGAAGGAGCGGCGCTTTGGCGAGCCCTGGATCGAGGGCGAGACCATCTCGATCTCGATCGGGCAGGGCTTTGACCTGGTTACGCCGATCCAACTCGCGAGTGTCTACGCGGCGATCGGCAACGGCGGTACCCGCTACAAGCCCTATCTGGTCGATCGCACCGAGAGCCCTGAAGGCGATCTGATCGAGAAGAGGGCCCCAGAGGTTCTGGGTGAGGTGCCGATCAGTCGCGAAGCACTGGCCAAAGTGCGCGAGGGGCTGCGCGGGGTCGTGAAAGAGAGGCGCGGCACCGGCTACGCCATGAGACGCCTGCCGGAGAAGACCTCGGCGGCGGGTAAGACGGGCACCGCACAGGTCGTTGCGCTCGCCAAGGATCCGGTCAAGGACGAGAGCCTGATCCCCGAAGCCCAACGAGACCACGCCTGGTTCGCCACCTATGTGCCCGCGGACGAACCGCGGATCGCCATTGCCGTACTCGTCGAGCACGGCGGTCATGGCAGTTCGACGGCGGCGCCAATTGCCGCCCAGATCGCCAAGGCGTTTCTCGAAAAGGAAATCGCAGCGCGTCCAGCGCCACCTGAACAGGAGGTCGCAGCGCTTGGCAGCCATTGA